The following are encoded in a window of Candidatus Moraniibacteriota bacterium genomic DNA:
- a CDS encoding nucleotidyl transferase AbiEii/AbiGii toxin family protein produces the protein MYPETINHQTKCVFEKIKDIPLLERFYLAGGTALAIEIGHRISVDLDFFSLQRFEREKLKKYLSQKGSMTLVSEDEGTLHCILDGVKLSFLEYPYKMLFEFVEFSGIKLADERDIASMKIDAVSSRGSKKDFIDIYFLLKKYKLSEIIGCFEEKFSDIQYNTIHIYKSLVFFENADLEPMPVMIVPLDWEGVKKYITHEVMNMQEKSL, from the coding sequence ATGTATCCCGAAACTATCAATCACCAAACAAAGTGCGTTTTCGAAAAGATAAAAGATATTCCTCTTTTGGAACGTTTTTATCTTGCTGGAGGAACAGCACTTGCTATAGAAATCGGACATCGTATTTCTGTGGATTTAGACTTTTTTTCATTACAGAGATTTGAGAGAGAAAAATTAAAAAAATATCTTTCTCAAAAAGGATCTATGACTCTCGTTTCTGAAGATGAAGGAACACTTCATTGTATTCTAGATGGAGTGAAACTAAGTTTTTTGGAGTATCCTTACAAAATGCTTTTTGAATTCGTGGAATTTTCTGGGATAAAACTTGCAGATGAAAGAGATATTGCTTCGATGAAAATAGACGCTGTTTCTTCTCGAGGAAGTAAAAAAGATTTTATCGATATATATTTTCTCCTCAAAAAATATAAACTTTCCGAAATAATAGGATGCTTTGAGGAGAAATTTAGTGATATACAGTACAATACCATCCATATATACAAAAGCTTAGTTTTTTTCGAAAATGCAGACCTTGAGCCTATGCCAGTTATGATCGTTCCCCTTGATTGGGAAGGGGTGAAAAAATATATTACTCACGAAGTAATGAATATGCAGGAGAAGAGTCTTTAA
- a CDS encoding ATP-binding protein, translating to MYRRQIERIKKDLEKKMVFIVGPRQVGKTWLSKEIGKSFEHAVYLNYDRSQDRQIIQKEIWPQKTELLIFDELHKMKGWKTYLKGVFDTKPEHLKILVTGSARLNTFRKAGDSLVGRFFVHQLLPFSLSELKYAKVFFDIDRFIVRGGFPEPFLAESDQDADRWRNQYADGLIRQDILDFETVHNFRAIQMVLDLLREKVGSPVSYRSIAEDVQISPTTVKRYIEIFESLSIVFRITPYSKNIARSILKEPKIYFFDTGMVSGDDGAMFENFVALSLFKHVLGKSDETGKTFDLRYLRTKEGKEVDFAVTENGKIIEIVEAKLKDDELNTTLKYFFKKYALKSVQVVKEIKREKTIENIEIVSARNYLKDLYL from the coding sequence ATGTACAGAAGGCAAATAGAGCGTATCAAAAAGGATCTTGAGAAAAAAATGGTTTTTATCGTGGGTCCTCGCCAGGTTGGAAAAACATGGCTTTCCAAAGAAATCGGCAAGAGCTTTGAACATGCAGTTTATCTCAATTATGATCGATCACAAGATCGTCAAATTATACAAAAAGAAATTTGGCCTCAGAAAACCGAACTCTTGATTTTTGATGAACTTCACAAAATGAAAGGATGGAAGACCTATCTTAAAGGTGTTTTTGATACAAAACCCGAACATTTAAAAATTTTAGTCACAGGAAGTGCTCGGCTCAATACATTTCGTAAGGCTGGTGATTCGTTGGTTGGTCGGTTTTTTGTACATCAACTTCTTCCTTTTTCTCTTTCAGAGCTTAAATATGCAAAAGTTTTCTTTGATATAGATCGATTTATTGTGCGGGGTGGTTTTCCAGAACCGTTTTTGGCCGAAAGTGATCAAGATGCTGATCGATGGAGGAATCAATATGCTGATGGTTTGATAAGACAAGATATTTTAGATTTTGAAACCGTTCACAATTTTCGAGCTATACAAATGGTATTGGATTTACTTCGAGAAAAAGTCGGTTCACCTGTTTCATATCGTTCGATTGCTGAAGATGTGCAAATTTCTCCCACGACGGTTAAAAGATACATTGAAATTTTTGAGAGCCTCTCTATTGTTTTTAGAATTACCCCCTATTCAAAAAATATCGCACGCTCGATTTTGAAAGAACCAAAAATATATTTCTTTGATACGGGTATGGTTTCTGGAGATGATGGGGCAATGTTTGAAAATTTTGTAGCATTGAGTTTGTTTAAACATGTTTTGGGAAAAAGTGATGAAACGGGAAAGACATTTGATCTTCGATATCTCCGAACCAAAGAAGGAAAAGAAGTTGACTTTGCTGTGACTGAAAATGGTAAAATTATTGAGATTGTTGAAGCGAAGTTAAAAGATGATGAATTAAATACTACATTGAAATACTTTTTCAAAAAATACGCACTTAAATCAGTCCAAGTGGTCAAAGAAATCAAAAGAGAAAAAACGATTGAGAATATAGAGATAGTATCGGCACGAAACTATCTAAAAGACCTTTATTTATAA